One Aneurinibacillus migulanus genomic region harbors:
- a CDS encoding GHMP family kinase ATP-binding protein, translating into MKATTGTACHTFGELLQGQRNGTPFLVSLPVASYVNATFYPSASGELLTSPQKIKVRRILRRLMNDYKTSFHGTLLLEKSLPEGKGFATSTADMVAACRAISKAYKLRLLPQHISSLLVQVEPTDGIMYEEVVAYQHHQGQVLSSLGQLPPMRIIGVDRGGKVDTVSFNKCQELYTLQEEREYDRLLLKLQEAFRMGDSELIGHVATRSAELHQKRLPHPDFTRLKALCEEAGGLGIVVAHSGTLAGILLDATSSTCARQTAMLRQRMKEWHRSVYEFAVARHQKGITV; encoded by the coding sequence ATGAAAGCAACTACGGGCACAGCATGTCATACGTTTGGCGAGCTGTTACAGGGGCAAAGGAACGGCACACCGTTCCTCGTTTCGTTGCCTGTCGCCAGTTATGTGAACGCGACATTTTATCCGTCCGCTTCCGGCGAGTTGCTTACCTCGCCGCAGAAGATTAAAGTGCGCCGCATTTTGCGTCGACTGATGAACGATTATAAAACCTCATTTCATGGCACCTTGCTGCTAGAGAAGTCATTACCAGAAGGTAAAGGGTTCGCGACCAGTACGGCGGACATGGTAGCTGCCTGCCGAGCTATATCAAAAGCGTACAAGCTGCGTTTGCTACCACAGCACATTTCGTCGCTACTCGTTCAGGTCGAACCTACTGACGGGATTATGTATGAAGAGGTAGTTGCCTACCAGCATCATCAAGGACAAGTGCTGAGCAGTCTTGGCCAATTGCCGCCAATGCGTATCATAGGTGTAGATCGGGGCGGTAAAGTTGATACTGTTTCGTTTAATAAGTGTCAGGAACTGTATACATTGCAGGAAGAGAGAGAGTATGATCGACTTTTACTGAAACTTCAGGAAGCTTTTCGGATGGGCGATAGTGAGCTTATCGGCCACGTGGCGACACGCAGCGCTGAGCTGCATCAGAAGAGGTTGCCTCACCCGGATTTTACGCGATTGAAAGCGCTTTGCGAGGAAGCGGGAGGTCTTGGGATCGTTGTGGCACACAGCGGAACGTTGGCCGGTATTCTGCTGGACGCCACTTCCTCTACCTGCGCACGTCAGACTGCCATGCTTCGTCAGCGGATGAAGGAGTGGCATCGTTCTGTTTATGAATTCGCTGTTGCCAGACATCAGAAAGGAATTACCGTATGA
- a CDS encoding adenosylcobinamide amidohydrolase — MSQPFRLGVSYTSTVWPDICIDFRDDHLLLQANAPLDAMSSALWGGGHMRATHFINWKVPLTYRCEDPTLMMRDQLTEWGYPVADSIGLQTAAKITHASIEEEAGDRYRMICCATAGTRNSARAGKARETFSAYRCGTINIFLLMDAYLTPSAMINGIITATEAKAAALQDTGIVDEDGDAATGTTTDSIVLASSQNREYGEPHQFAGAATTLGNAIGRLVYKAVHEAIVTQGEA, encoded by the coding sequence ATGAGCCAGCCGTTTCGTCTTGGTGTATCCTATACCTCCACCGTCTGGCCAGACATTTGCATCGATTTTCGGGATGACCATCTTTTATTGCAGGCAAATGCACCGCTTGACGCAATGAGCAGCGCATTATGGGGAGGCGGACATATGCGAGCCACTCATTTTATCAATTGGAAAGTGCCGCTGACCTATCGTTGTGAAGACCCGACTCTTATGATGAGGGATCAATTGACAGAGTGGGGCTATCCGGTTGCTGATTCTATCGGTTTACAGACTGCAGCTAAAATTACGCACGCCTCCATCGAAGAGGAAGCGGGTGATCGTTATCGAATGATATGCTGTGCTACAGCCGGTACGCGAAACAGTGCGCGGGCGGGAAAAGCAAGAGAGACATTCTCTGCCTACCGCTGCGGTACCATTAATATTTTTCTTCTTATGGATGCCTATTTAACACCTTCCGCGATGATTAACGGTATTATTACGGCTACCGAAGCAAAAGCAGCCGCTCTGCAGGATACAGGCATTGTCGATGAGGATGGGGATGCAGCTACAGGTACAACAACAGATTCAATCGTTCTTGCTTCCAGCCAGAATCGAGAGTATGGAGAGCCTCATCAGTTCGCCGGAGCGGCAACGACGCTCGGCAATGCGATCGGCCGTCTTGTATACAAAGCAGTGCATGAGGCTATCGTCACACAGGGGGAAGCATAA
- the cbiB gene encoding adenosylcobinamide-phosphate synthase CbiB produces the protein MLARICVLLAAYIIDRIIGDPRWLTHPVVYMGRVITWLEDKIRSRVQEERLKRAGLLFPIVLVAGSFVVVWALLALLHQIHPWLAWGVEAWLISTTIATKGLAEAGMEIYRLLKQNKIEDARHALSMVVGRDTAFLNEKEISRGAVETVAENIVDAIISPLFYATIGGAPLAMAYRAANTLDSMVGYKNEKYRNLGWASARFDDVVNYIPARLSALLLVFVSWILRLNWRGCAIITLRDARRHPSPNSGFTEAGVAGALGIQLGGTNYYQGVPSDRAKMGDALRSIVPKDIKETVRMMHWVSFFFLMACLTGILLIELIYRI, from the coding sequence ATGCTTGCACGTATATGTGTTCTGCTTGCCGCCTATATTATCGACCGCATCATCGGTGACCCGCGCTGGCTGACGCACCCAGTAGTCTATATGGGTCGAGTCATTACATGGCTGGAAGATAAGATTAGAAGCAGGGTTCAGGAAGAAAGGTTAAAGCGTGCCGGGTTGTTGTTTCCAATCGTACTCGTCGCCGGAAGCTTTGTGGTCGTTTGGGCATTGCTTGCACTTTTACACCAGATCCACCCATGGCTGGCATGGGGAGTGGAGGCATGGCTTATCTCCACCACCATCGCCACCAAAGGGCTGGCAGAAGCCGGTATGGAGATTTACCGTTTGCTGAAGCAGAACAAAATCGAAGATGCCCGTCATGCGCTCTCAATGGTAGTAGGCCGCGATACGGCATTTCTTAATGAAAAGGAGATCTCACGCGGAGCTGTGGAGACAGTGGCTGAGAATATCGTGGATGCAATTATCTCTCCGTTATTTTATGCTACCATCGGGGGTGCTCCCTTAGCGATGGCATACCGTGCGGCCAATACGCTGGATTCCATGGTCGGATACAAAAATGAGAAGTATCGTAATCTAGGATGGGCTTCGGCGCGCTTTGACGATGTTGTCAATTATATACCAGCCCGTCTATCCGCTCTGCTGCTTGTTTTTGTGAGCTGGATACTTCGGCTGAATTGGCGGGGCTGCGCTATTATCACCTTGCGTGATGCAAGACGTCATCCGAGTCCGAACAGCGGGTTCACCGAAGCTGGTGTAGCGGGTGCATTAGGTATTCAGCTTGGTGGCACGAATTATTATCAGGGAGTACCTTCTGATCGTGCAAAAATGGGAGATGCGCTTCGGTCGATTGTGCCAAAGGATATTAAAGAAACAGTTCGTATGATGCACTGGGTTTCTTTTTTCTTCCTGATGGCCTGTCTGACAGGTATACTACTAATAGAGTTGATATATCGTATATAG
- a CDS encoding DUF4230 domain-containing protein, which yields MNNKDEMLRPRRDEERKNVGATIYRLPYAEAEQTEKKKKTFRFTFPRPRWVKKTRNLVVAIVLGVTVLGAGAWAGSEWFGTPAVTGQTVVQEIRDLSYLTTAEAVMMTTLEGEDAYRIYNIELPGTKRFFHIDVPAKVLVGIDLKKVSPSDIAIDKQSKQITITLPRADFLQEPNIDIDKVKAFSDEEIFRKGMTPEEQREFLTQAREQLRQEAKESGILQTAEDRAVRVLQQIYKPVGYSVNVAFK from the coding sequence GTGAACAACAAAGACGAAATGCTGCGGCCGAGACGCGATGAAGAGCGTAAAAATGTGGGCGCAACTATTTACCGGTTGCCGTATGCAGAGGCGGAACAAACAGAGAAAAAAAAGAAAACGTTCCGTTTTACGTTTCCACGACCACGCTGGGTAAAGAAAACGAGAAATCTGGTAGTTGCTATTGTCTTAGGCGTTACAGTACTCGGCGCCGGTGCCTGGGCAGGGAGTGAATGGTTCGGGACACCAGCAGTCACAGGCCAGACAGTTGTGCAAGAAATTCGTGATTTATCTTATCTAACAACAGCGGAAGCGGTTATGATGACGACATTAGAGGGGGAAGACGCTTACCGGATCTACAATATCGAGCTACCAGGGACAAAACGATTCTTTCACATTGATGTGCCTGCGAAAGTTCTGGTTGGTATCGATTTAAAAAAAGTATCCCCGTCTGACATAGCGATCGATAAACAAAGCAAGCAGATTACAATTACATTACCGCGCGCTGACTTTCTACAGGAGCCGAATATTGATATCGATAAGGTGAAAGCATTTTCCGACGAAGAAATATTTCGTAAGGGCATGACGCCTGAGGAGCAGCGAGAGTTCTTAACTCAGGCACGTGAGCAACTTCGCCAGGAGGCGAAGGAAAGCGGCATTTTGCAGACGGCGGAAGATCGGGCTGTACGGGTGCTCCAGCAAATATACAAACCGGTTGGATATAGCGTCAATGTCGCCTTTAAATAA
- a CDS encoding helix-turn-helix domain-containing protein has protein sequence MDILNEMLQTPNNDLFSLGLDPFEFMIYVFLLQIVQRSEGGFVPSIRKIASMCNMNKNTVEKKIKSLEEKELIRIHKYQNKNKYEVLPLKHLGRGKSPSYSVAR, from the coding sequence ATGGATATATTGAATGAGATGCTTCAAACGCCTAATAATGATTTGTTTTCATTAGGTCTTGATCCGTTTGAGTTTATGATTTATGTATTCTTGCTGCAAATTGTCCAACGTAGCGAAGGCGGATTCGTTCCTTCTATTCGCAAAATCGCTTCAATGTGCAACATGAACAAAAACACCGTTGAGAAGAAGATAAAGAGCCTAGAGGAAAAAGAGCTTATTAGAATACACAAATATCAGAACAAGAATAAGTATGAAGTACTTCCGCTGAAGCATTTGGGGCGTGGTAAATCCCCTAGCTATTCGGTAGCAAGGTAA
- the cls gene encoding cardiolipin synthase, whose translation MTWMLFDGSIPSAVSLVTAPNESAASFWRTIEPYLTFLFSLSVFLIAFLIVLENRNPSRTVAWLIILNFLPIVGFIFYMLLGRNVRKRKLFRHKFISNAEVLKKLETAPSGMLDENDFWQYPHLASKRRLLNLMVNVSQSPFTLRNRSKILTNGDETFRQMIQDMSEAKHHIHFQFYIIRHDTTGQQFKQVLIDKAREGVKVRVIYDGVGSVRLDKRYITELKEAGVEVVTFFPVILPFLNNKLNYRNHRKIVIIDGKIGFVGGLNIGDEYLGKDTRYGFWRDSHVRLEGESVYLLQNIFLKDWFFVTEENIEGDSYYPSLIEEPGEELIQIASSGPDSDWESIWQMYFSIIATAQEKIYITSPYFVPDDSISMALKTAALSGLDVRILLPSRPDHQTVFWASRSYFQELLEAGVRFYLYQPGFVHAKILLVDGVVASIGTANMDIRSFQHNFEVNAIIYNSNSVYKLEEDFINDLMDSKELTLKEYKRRPWHHRILESVARLLSPLL comes from the coding sequence ATGACATGGATGTTATTTGATGGGTCAATCCCATCGGCGGTTTCGCTTGTTACCGCTCCGAATGAAAGTGCAGCTTCCTTCTGGCGAACGATCGAACCGTATCTTACTTTTTTATTTTCGCTGTCCGTCTTTCTTATCGCATTTCTTATTGTGCTTGAAAACCGCAACCCATCTCGGACGGTAGCGTGGCTTATTATTCTTAACTTTCTTCCGATCGTCGGATTCATTTTCTACATGCTATTGGGACGAAATGTACGCAAACGCAAACTGTTCCGCCATAAATTCATCAGTAACGCAGAAGTATTAAAGAAACTGGAGACAGCCCCTTCCGGCATGCTTGATGAAAACGATTTCTGGCAATATCCTCACCTTGCATCCAAGAGAAGGTTGCTAAACTTGATGGTAAACGTGTCCCAATCACCCTTCACGCTGCGGAACCGGAGTAAGATTCTCACAAATGGCGACGAAACATTTCGCCAGATGATCCAGGACATGTCGGAAGCAAAGCACCATATTCATTTCCAGTTTTATATTATTCGCCATGATACAACCGGACAGCAGTTCAAGCAGGTACTTATCGATAAAGCCCGCGAAGGGGTTAAAGTGCGGGTTATTTATGATGGTGTAGGCAGCGTACGGCTCGATAAGCGATATATTACGGAACTGAAGGAAGCAGGTGTCGAAGTGGTTACATTCTTCCCTGTTATCCTTCCGTTTCTAAATAACAAGCTTAATTACCGTAATCATAGGAAAATCGTAATTATCGACGGAAAAATCGGGTTCGTGGGCGGATTGAATATCGGAGACGAATATCTGGGCAAAGATACAAGGTATGGTTTCTGGCGCGATTCTCATGTGCGACTTGAAGGTGAATCCGTATATTTACTACAAAATATTTTTCTCAAAGACTGGTTCTTCGTTACAGAAGAAAATATTGAGGGAGATTCTTACTACCCCTCGTTAATCGAAGAGCCCGGCGAAGAGCTAATACAAATCGCTTCTAGCGGACCGGACTCCGACTGGGAGTCCATCTGGCAGATGTACTTCTCCATTATCGCCACAGCACAGGAGAAGATTTATATCACATCGCCTTATTTCGTTCCGGACGACTCGATTAGCATGGCGCTAAAAACCGCTGCACTAAGTGGTTTGGATGTGCGTATTCTGCTCCCAAGCCGACCGGACCATCAGACAGTATTCTGGGCCTCACGCTCATATTTTCAGGAACTACTTGAAGCGGGCGTACGATTTTACTTGTACCAACCAGGGTTCGTGCATGCCAAAATCCTGCTGGTCGATGGTGTAGTCGCTTCCATTGGCACAGCAAATATGGATATCCGCAGTTTCCAGCACAACTTCGAGGTGAACGCTATTATTTACAACAGCAACTCTGTCTATAAGCTGGAAGAGGATTTCATTAACGACCTCATGGACAGCAAGGAACTTACTCTAAAAGAATATAAGCGCAGACCCTGGCACCACCGCATCCTCGAATCGGTCGCCCGTCTACTGTCACCTCTACTTTAG
- a CDS encoding YigZ family protein, translating to MLQRYLTVRPEGETEIEINRSRFISYVKRVETQEEAVAFIQEIKKKHWDATHNCSAYIVGENDQFQKMDDDGEPSGTAGKPILEVIKKKGLKDTAIVVTRYFGGIKLGAGGLIRAYGKSASAGVSAAGVVERILTREHHFSFDYTFLGKVENELNAQGYQIVGIQYLDKVTVTVGEEEGQEEPLKQLMTNLTSGQAEWTAGDLVYIEREQEAELEVDEDE from the coding sequence ATGCTGCAACGATATTTGACAGTGCGGCCAGAAGGAGAAACGGAGATAGAGATTAACCGATCTCGTTTCATCAGCTACGTTAAGCGGGTCGAGACACAAGAGGAAGCGGTCGCTTTCATACAGGAAATTAAAAAGAAACACTGGGACGCTACTCACAATTGCTCGGCTTATATTGTAGGCGAGAACGATCAGTTCCAGAAGATGGATGATGATGGGGAGCCGAGCGGTACGGCTGGTAAACCCATTCTTGAAGTGATTAAGAAAAAAGGATTGAAAGACACTGCCATTGTGGTTACCCGTTATTTCGGTGGTATTAAGCTTGGAGCGGGAGGACTGATTCGCGCTTATGGCAAGTCAGCCAGTGCAGGCGTTAGTGCCGCAGGCGTGGTAGAGAGAATTTTGACGCGTGAGCATCATTTTTCATTCGATTACACATTCCTGGGAAAAGTGGAAAATGAACTAAATGCCCAGGGGTATCAAATTGTTGGCATTCAATATTTGGACAAGGTTACAGTTACAGTTGGCGAAGAAGAGGGTCAGGAAGAGCCTTTAAAACAACTGATGACAAATCTGACAAGTGGACAAGCGGAATGGACAGCAGGTGATTTGGTCTACATCGAGCGCGAGCAGGAGGCGGAACTGGAAGTAGACGAGGACGAGTAA
- a CDS encoding DUF2759 domain-containing protein: MNILMFVFTIFVAWGLRNVAKQKNKFAMAFTGVALAVCIFADVLIVATGFAVP; this comes from the coding sequence ATGAACATTCTTATGTTTGTGTTCACTATCTTTGTTGCATGGGGTCTTCGAAACGTAGCAAAGCAGAAGAACAAGTTTGCGATGGCCTTCACGGGTGTCGCTCTGGCAGTCTGCATATTCGCTGATGTTTTAATTGTAGCGACTGGATTTGCTGTTCCTTAG
- a CDS encoding YciI family protein has translation MKYVALLPIIDQEKNTQHRPAHLAYINKLYHEGKIMAAGPFTDGKGGMVIYVADTYEEALELAQNDPVVIEGARTLELREWGALTLPLEL, from the coding sequence ATGAAATACGTTGCACTTTTGCCTATTATTGATCAAGAGAAGAACACACAGCATCGTCCTGCCCACCTGGCTTATATCAATAAGCTATATCATGAGGGGAAAATTATGGCTGCAGGTCCGTTTACAGACGGAAAAGGCGGAATGGTTATTTATGTTGCTGATACATATGAAGAAGCGCTTGAGTTGGCACAGAATGATCCGGTAGTGATAGAAGGCGCCCGTACCCTTGAATTGCGCGAATGGGGTGCGCTTACCCTGCCGCTTGAGTTATAA
- a CDS encoding 4-hydroxy-3-methylbut-2-enyl diphosphate reductase — translation MEVIKISPRGYCYGVVDAMVLAQKTAQNFEFPRPIYILGMIVHNSHVVKAFEEQDIITLDGPNRMDMLEQIEKGTVIFTAHGVSPEVKERARAKGLTVVDATCPDVTKTHDLIRENVARGYHIIYIGKKGHPEPEGAIGVAPDHVHLIESEDDVERLDLPHDKLIVTNQTTMSQWDIKHIMNKVIRKYPRCEVHNEICMATQVRQEAVAEQAGEADLLLVVGDPRSNNSNRLAQVAEEIAGVPAYRIGDLSELDVEWLKDRKKVAVTSGASTPTPLTKEVIRFLEQYDPANPDTWEKKRTVNQSKILPAYKA, via the coding sequence ATGGAAGTCATCAAAATCTCGCCCCGCGGCTATTGCTACGGTGTCGTGGACGCTATGGTACTGGCGCAGAAGACGGCACAAAACTTTGAGTTTCCCCGGCCCATTTATATTCTCGGTATGATTGTGCATAACAGTCATGTAGTGAAGGCATTTGAAGAACAGGACATCATTACGCTGGATGGCCCGAACCGTATGGATATGCTTGAGCAAATAGAAAAGGGCACGGTGATTTTTACCGCGCATGGCGTATCGCCGGAGGTAAAGGAACGGGCACGGGCTAAGGGTCTAACCGTTGTGGATGCTACTTGTCCTGATGTTACGAAAACGCATGATTTGATTCGGGAGAACGTTGCCCGGGGATATCATATTATTTATATCGGTAAGAAAGGTCACCCAGAGCCGGAAGGCGCGATAGGGGTAGCACCGGACCATGTGCACCTTATCGAGTCGGAGGACGATGTAGAACGACTGGATTTGCCTCATGATAAGCTCATTGTGACGAATCAGACGACCATGAGCCAGTGGGATATTAAACACATCATGAATAAAGTTATTCGCAAGTATCCACGCTGTGAGGTGCATAACGAGATTTGCATGGCGACCCAGGTGCGTCAGGAAGCGGTAGCAGAACAGGCGGGAGAAGCGGATTTGCTTCTGGTTGTAGGCGATCCGCGTAGCAATAACTCCAACCGCCTGGCGCAGGTAGCCGAAGAAATTGCAGGGGTACCAGCCTATCGTATTGGGGATCTAAGTGAGTTGGATGTAGAGTGGCTCAAAGACCGAAAGAAGGTCGCGGTGACATCTGGGGCGTCTACACCGACGCCGCTAACGAAAGAAGTCATCAGATTTCTCGAACAGTATGATCCGGCAAATCCAGACACATGGGAGAAGAAGCGCACGGTCAACCAGAGCAAGATTCTCCCGGCTTATAAAGCATAA
- a CDS encoding MFS transporter, with translation MGKPFWRRESVCISGLFLFIYFALGALYPLLSHYLKSIGMSGTQIGLIVSVGPIVAIFAQPFWGMLCDRFQMSRQVLSGILLGAVAASFLLLWGGKSFIAFALLYGVLHFFQSGAVPISDGLALGYVTRTGIEFGRIRQWGAIGFALATLVAGMLVDAFWLGVIFYVYAFAQFSAFLFLQGVQTERSVEAVNVFKGLSELIRLPRYMLFLASAFLIFGPINAHNIFFGLLYEQLGGQIAGIGLAFLLFAGSEAPFMKWSGFFIKRLGLEKTIFIAALVSSLRWFWYGTGPTPFAVLALFFIQGFSAGLYLASATQFVRENAPDTLRVTALAVYTSMGLGLGSMAANVVGGMLVDTYGVLRTYTFFGGLTVLGLVPLTLVTWFIKRKSTVLQ, from the coding sequence ATGGGAAAGCCATTCTGGCGGCGAGAGTCGGTATGCATCAGTGGACTTTTTTTGTTTATTTACTTCGCCCTTGGTGCATTGTATCCGTTGTTATCGCATTATTTGAAAAGCATTGGTATGAGCGGAACGCAGATTGGCCTGATTGTGTCGGTTGGCCCGATTGTGGCTATCTTTGCCCAACCGTTCTGGGGAATGTTATGCGACAGATTCCAAATGTCGCGGCAGGTATTAAGCGGCATTTTGCTCGGCGCGGTTGCTGCGTCGTTCCTTCTGCTATGGGGTGGAAAGAGCTTTATTGCTTTTGCGTTATTGTATGGTGTGTTGCATTTCTTTCAGAGCGGTGCGGTGCCCATATCTGATGGACTGGCGTTAGGCTATGTAACGCGTACAGGAATTGAATTCGGCCGCATTCGCCAATGGGGTGCTATCGGTTTTGCACTGGCGACGCTGGTGGCAGGCATGCTTGTCGATGCCTTCTGGCTTGGGGTGATTTTTTATGTATACGCATTTGCGCAGTTTAGTGCGTTCTTATTTTTGCAAGGTGTACAGACGGAACGCTCTGTGGAAGCGGTCAATGTGTTTAAGGGCTTATCGGAGCTAATCCGACTTCCGCGCTATATGCTATTTTTGGCCAGCGCTTTCCTGATTTTTGGACCGATTAATGCCCATAACATTTTCTTTGGTCTGTTGTATGAGCAGCTGGGAGGGCAGATTGCCGGTATTGGCCTGGCGTTTTTATTGTTTGCGGGAAGCGAGGCACCGTTTATGAAATGGTCGGGATTCTTCATCAAGAGACTTGGCCTGGAGAAGACAATTTTTATTGCCGCATTGGTATCGTCACTGCGCTGGTTTTGGTATGGTACAGGGCCGACGCCTTTTGCTGTGCTTGCCTTGTTCTTTATCCAGGGGTTCTCAGCCGGATTGTATTTAGCGTCTGCTACTCAATTTGTTCGGGAAAATGCGCCAGATACATTGCGTGTAACCGCGCTTGCCGTTTATACCTCTATGGGCCTCGGTCTTGGTTCGATGGCGGCGAATGTGGTGGGAGGAATGCTGGTAGATACGTACGGAGTTTTGCGGACATATACATTTTTTGGCGGATTAACGGTGCTAGGGCTTGTTCCTCTGACGCTTGTTACATGGTTTATAAAACGAAAATCTACTGTATTACAATAA
- a CDS encoding GNAT family N-acetyltransferase has translation MDLYVNEKVVLREVEMKDAPMLYALINSNREHLRRFLGWIDANRSVADVEMFITASIQRRFVKNGTDYTMWYNGKIVGIVGLHYLDWVNHRTSIGYWMIEQAQGKGIMTAAVSRLIDYIFDELGLNRVEIQCAVENEKSRAIPERLGFTQEGQIRQGEWLYDHYVNHIVYGLLKNEWRRS, from the coding sequence ATGGATTTATATGTGAATGAAAAGGTAGTGCTTCGTGAGGTAGAAATGAAGGATGCACCGATGTTATATGCGCTGATTAATAGCAATCGCGAGCATTTACGTCGATTTCTAGGATGGATTGATGCAAACCGGAGCGTCGCCGACGTGGAAATGTTCATCACAGCTAGCATTCAGCGTAGATTCGTGAAGAACGGCACAGACTATACAATGTGGTATAACGGAAAGATTGTTGGCATTGTCGGCCTGCATTATCTTGATTGGGTTAATCACCGAACGAGCATTGGATACTGGATGATAGAACAAGCGCAGGGGAAGGGGATAATGACAGCTGCGGTAAGCCGATTAATCGATTATATATTCGATGAGCTAGGGCTGAATCGTGTGGAGATCCAGTGCGCGGTGGAAAATGAAAAGAGCCGCGCCATACCGGAGCGGCTTGGATTTACACAGGAGGGACAGATCCGTCAGGGAGAATGGTTGTATGACCATTATGTGAACCATATCGTATATGGCTTGTTGAAGAATGAATGGCGGCGAAGTTAG
- a CDS encoding YfhH family protein, with amino-acid sequence MMRYSDMSREELQAEMQRLRGESMKKYQAGYISEASVLESKFFMARSYLLKLDDFMSGQEYGVVGYDEPFFVRYLNGIMAWGHFRSSDEEKAFPIGRLEEIGPSCASGGGCCGV; translated from the coding sequence ATGATGCGATATAGCGATATGTCAAGAGAAGAACTACAGGCCGAAATGCAGCGGCTACGCGGCGAAAGCATGAAAAAATACCAGGCCGGTTACATCTCTGAGGCGTCGGTGCTGGAATCCAAATTCTTCATGGCCCGCTCATACCTGCTAAAGCTGGATGATTTCATGAGTGGTCAGGAATACGGTGTCGTCGGCTACGATGAACCGTTTTTCGTCCGTTATCTCAACGGAATTATGGCCTGGGGACACTTCCGTTCATCAGATGAAGAAAAAGCGTTTCCGATCGGCCGACTTGAAGAAATCGGTCCCTCTTGCGCTTCCGGCGGAGGATGCTGCGGTGTCTAA
- a CDS encoding DUF2573 family protein has product MEEVNSKKEPVPDIDSLLYSFTEFLTGKADEERVKMIKVWALYNHMLKTMPPLVQHWTNEHPEEKAQLRELFEQVKRWNMEKKQKGETE; this is encoded by the coding sequence ATGGAGGAAGTAAACAGCAAAAAGGAGCCGGTACCTGATATTGATAGTTTGTTGTACAGTTTTACGGAATTTTTGACTGGGAAAGCAGACGAAGAGAGAGTAAAAATGATAAAGGTATGGGCGTTATATAACCATATGCTGAAGACGATGCCGCCGCTTGTGCAGCATTGGACAAATGAACATCCAGAGGAGAAAGCGCAGCTTCGTGAATTGTTTGAGCAAGTAAAACGCTGGAACATGGAAAAGAAGCAAAAAGGGGAAACGGAATAA
- a CDS encoding spore coat protein, translating to MPNNQISNPTSPVQNQAQQTPQMTDRDRLTDVLTTQKYLTDGFNIATREASHDTLHRDVLTCLTETHQCARDIYNLMFQQGWYALEAEEQQKLTQTYQQFSGYTAQFPYSGKVQ from the coding sequence GTGCCAAATAACCAAATCTCGAATCCAACATCTCCAGTTCAAAATCAGGCGCAACAAACTCCGCAGATGACCGATCGCGATCGTTTAACCGACGTACTGACGACACAGAAATATTTGACTGATGGTTTCAATATCGCAACACGCGAAGCCAGCCATGACACACTGCATCGCGATGTGCTAACGTGTCTCACCGAGACGCATCAATGCGCGCGTGATATCTATAACCTGATGTTTCAACAGGGCTGGTATGCATTGGAGGCGGAAGAGCAGCAGAAGCTCACCCAGACATACCAACAGTTTAGCGGATACACTGCACAATTCCCGTACTCCGGAAAAGTCCAATAA